A single genomic interval of Arthrobacter globiformis harbors:
- a CDS encoding Gfo/Idh/MocA family protein: MAFSIGVVGVGQFGGQFAHLFNLHPGVSEVFAVDERADRAAEAVGQYDLAGSMATFDELLASDVDAVAIFTQRWTHGPLVERALRAGKHVYSAVPMAVTEDEIAKIIDAVRDTRNVYMMGETSYYNPATVYARQQHAAGRFGRVFYSEGDYVHDMDLGFYDAYQYSGGERWKETASYPPMLYPTHAIGGVLGALPAHAVSVSCVGVKDDRQDGVFDKDISMFGNDFSNATALFELNDGGAMRTNEMRRVGYPSHIRESRFRFFGTEASFEQLAKVTVWQDKANVHDISEQVESRPSVALDDPSLANVAPELRDAFVSGLAPVHDSDRLPEEFRGAPNGHEGSHQFLVDDFVTAVNTGSLPPVNAWTAARFTLPGIVAHESAVRNGERLPIRDFGDAPATL; encoded by the coding sequence ATGGCGTTTTCGATCGGAGTAGTTGGCGTGGGGCAGTTCGGTGGCCAGTTCGCGCACCTCTTCAATCTGCACCCCGGGGTCAGCGAAGTCTTTGCGGTAGATGAACGGGCCGACCGTGCGGCCGAAGCAGTTGGGCAATATGACCTGGCCGGTTCCATGGCCACCTTCGATGAGCTGCTGGCGTCCGACGTCGACGCCGTCGCCATCTTCACGCAGCGGTGGACCCACGGGCCGCTGGTGGAACGGGCGCTCCGGGCGGGAAAGCATGTCTACTCGGCCGTGCCCATGGCCGTCACCGAGGACGAGATCGCGAAGATCATCGACGCCGTCCGGGACACCCGCAACGTCTACATGATGGGTGAAACGAGTTACTACAACCCGGCCACTGTCTACGCGCGCCAGCAGCATGCGGCCGGCCGGTTCGGGAGGGTGTTTTACTCCGAAGGCGACTACGTGCACGACATGGACCTGGGCTTCTACGACGCTTACCAGTACAGCGGCGGGGAGCGCTGGAAGGAGACTGCCAGCTACCCGCCCATGCTGTACCCGACCCACGCGATTGGCGGCGTCCTCGGTGCCCTGCCGGCGCACGCCGTGAGCGTCAGCTGCGTCGGCGTGAAGGACGACCGCCAGGACGGGGTGTTCGACAAGGACATCAGCATGTTCGGGAACGACTTCTCCAACGCCACGGCCCTCTTCGAACTGAACGACGGCGGTGCCATGCGGACCAATGAAATGCGCCGGGTGGGATACCCCTCCCACATCCGTGAGTCCCGTTTCCGGTTCTTCGGCACCGAGGCCAGCTTTGAGCAGCTGGCCAAGGTGACGGTGTGGCAGGACAAGGCCAACGTTCACGACATCTCAGAGCAGGTGGAGTCCCGGCCCAGCGTTGCGCTGGACGATCCGTCGCTCGCCAATGTGGCCCCCGAACTGCGGGACGCCTTCGTGTCCGGGCTGGCCCCGGTGCATGACAGCGACAGGCTGCCGGAGGAGTTCCGGGGTGCCCCCAACGGCCACGAAGGCAGCCACCAGTTCCTGGTGGACGACTTTGTCACGGCCGTGAATACGGGGTCGCTGCCGCCGGTCAACGCATGGACGGCCGCGCGGTTCACCCTGCCCGGCATCGTGGCCCACGAATCCGCCGTGC
- a CDS encoding carbohydrate ABC transporter permease, with product MTTLTKNPAARSDQRPARSGRIRPCGLRRYGDLKIALFFIAPAMIGFVLFYVVPTLRGIYLSFTEYNILGDPEWVGLDNYAAIAKDPLFWNSLAVTGQYVLMNIALQTTLALGLALLMDRVAKSTLVRGALLLPYLMSNVIAALLWFWMLDYQIGIVNQFIEWAGLPRVAFFGSEEWAIPTQALINTWRHMGYTALLIFAGLQAVPQHLYEVAKLDGASPFQTFRKITMPLLRPVLVLVLVVTVIGSFQVFDTVAVTTQGGPVNATRVIQYYIYQRAFTESDFGYGSAIAVILFLILALVAFIQMKFLKGNESDLD from the coding sequence ATGACCACCCTTACTAAAAACCCTGCAGCCAGGAGTGATCAGCGTCCGGCGCGGTCCGGCAGGATCCGCCCATGCGGCCTCCGGCGGTACGGCGACCTCAAGATCGCCCTCTTCTTCATCGCCCCGGCAATGATCGGCTTCGTCCTCTTCTACGTGGTGCCCACCCTCCGGGGGATTTACCTGAGCTTCACGGAGTACAACATCCTCGGCGACCCGGAGTGGGTGGGCCTGGACAACTACGCGGCGATTGCCAAGGATCCGCTGTTCTGGAATTCCCTGGCCGTCACAGGGCAGTACGTCCTCATGAACATCGCGCTCCAGACGACGCTGGCCCTCGGCCTGGCCCTCCTGATGGACCGGGTGGCCAAATCCACCCTGGTCCGGGGTGCCCTGCTCCTGCCCTACCTGATGTCGAACGTCATCGCGGCCCTGCTCTGGTTCTGGATGCTGGACTACCAGATCGGCATCGTGAACCAGTTCATCGAATGGGCGGGCCTCCCCCGCGTCGCATTCTTCGGCAGCGAGGAGTGGGCAATTCCCACCCAGGCCCTGATCAACACGTGGCGGCACATGGGCTACACCGCCCTGCTGATCTTCGCCGGCCTCCAGGCCGTCCCGCAGCACCTCTACGAAGTGGCCAAACTGGACGGCGCGTCACCGTTCCAGACCTTCCGTAAGATCACCATGCCGCTGCTTCGCCCGGTCCTGGTCCTGGTGCTCGTCGTCACCGTGATCGGTTCCTTCCAGGTCTTCGACACCGTGGCAGTAACCACGCAGGGCGGACCGGTCAACGCCACCCGCGTCATCCAGTACTACATCTACCAGCGCGCCTTCACCGAGTCGGACTTCGGCTACGGGTCCGCCATCGCCGTCATCCTCTTCCTCATCCTCGCCCTCGTTGCCTTCATTCAAATGAAGTTCCTCAAGGGCAACGAGTCGGACCTGGACTAA
- a CDS encoding carbohydrate ABC transporter permease: MTTTTSRAPQPAAARRPATTRRRPFNARRAGAWTLLALAIAVSVLPFLWVFRTALSTNGALATQSASLLPADFTVGAFMRVFGLQSPADAVAEGGSGAAIDFWLYLRNSIIFSSITTAGAVFFSAMAAYAFARLRWKGRNAVFSLFLGTMLVPPIFTALPNFLLIKNLDLLNTMLGMVLPYVFMTPFAIFFLRQFFLNMSREVEEAAMLDGAKHLRIFFQIVLPNAAAPIATLALLTFIGQWNEYFWPLLVGSQDDVRVLQVGLGVFKSQSPQGAPDWSGLMAATLVSALPVLILFAAFGKKIVNSIGFSGIK, translated from the coding sequence ATGACCACCACCACCAGTCGCGCACCGCAACCGGCCGCCGCACGCCGCCCGGCAACCACCCGCCGTCGTCCTTTCAACGCCCGCCGCGCCGGCGCCTGGACCCTGCTGGCCCTCGCCATCGCCGTCTCCGTGCTCCCGTTCCTCTGGGTGTTCCGCACCGCGCTGTCCACCAACGGAGCACTGGCCACGCAATCGGCCAGCCTGCTTCCGGCAGACTTCACCGTTGGCGCCTTCATGCGGGTCTTCGGGCTGCAGAGCCCCGCCGACGCCGTCGCGGAGGGCGGTTCCGGTGCCGCCATCGACTTCTGGCTGTACCTGCGCAACTCGATCATCTTTTCCTCCATCACCACCGCCGGGGCCGTGTTCTTCAGCGCGATGGCTGCCTACGCCTTTGCCCGGCTGCGCTGGAAGGGCCGGAATGCTGTATTCAGCCTGTTCCTGGGCACCATGCTGGTCCCGCCGATCTTCACCGCCCTGCCCAACTTCCTCCTGATCAAGAACCTGGACCTGCTCAACACGATGCTCGGGATGGTTCTGCCGTACGTCTTTATGACTCCGTTCGCCATCTTCTTCCTCCGGCAGTTCTTCCTGAACATGTCCCGTGAAGTCGAGGAGGCAGCCATGCTCGACGGCGCCAAGCACCTCCGCATCTTCTTCCAGATCGTTCTGCCCAACGCCGCAGCCCCCATCGCCACGCTGGCGCTGCTGACCTTCATCGGCCAGTGGAACGAATACTTCTGGCCCCTGCTGGTCGGATCCCAGGACGACGTACGCGTTCTCCAAGTGGGGCTCGGCGTCTTCAAATCGCAGTCCCCGCAGGGGGCACCGGACTGGTCCGGCCTCATGGCCGCCACCCTGGTCTCGGCGCTGCCTGTCCTGATCCTCTTCGCCGCCTTCGGCAAGAAGATCGTCAACTCCATCGGATTCTCCGGAATCAAGTAA
- a CDS encoding ABC transporter substrate-binding protein has translation MKKSLGTVAVAAAMALSLSACGGSGSSAESAKGEISYWLWDANQLPAYQQCADDFTKANPDIKVKITQRGWDDYWSTLTNGFVGGTAPDVFTNHLGRYGELAENKQLLPIDDAVKKDNVDLSAYNEGLADLWVGQDGKRYGLPKDWDTIGLFYNKAMLTKAGISEDQMKNLTWNPQDGGTYEKVIAHLTVDKSGKRGDEAGFDKNNVAVYGLGLNGGGDSSGQTEWSYFANTTGWSHTDKNPWGTHYNYDDPKFQSSIDWFAGLVKKGYMPKLESTVGASMADTFAAGKSAINAHGSWMVGQYTGYKGIKVGIAPTPTGPESKRASMFNGLADSIWAGTKKKDASIKWVEYLASAPCQDVVASKAVVFPALKGSSDKAAAAFKAKGVDVTAFTEHVKNKTTFLYPITDNTAKVKGIMEPAMDAVVSGKQPASSLTEANNQVNALFK, from the coding sequence ATGAAGAAATCCCTCGGCACCGTCGCCGTCGCCGCAGCCATGGCCCTCTCCCTCTCCGCGTGCGGCGGCTCAGGATCCTCTGCAGAATCGGCCAAGGGCGAGATCAGCTACTGGCTCTGGGACGCCAACCAGCTTCCCGCGTACCAGCAGTGCGCCGACGACTTCACCAAGGCCAACCCCGACATCAAGGTCAAGATCACCCAGCGCGGTTGGGACGACTACTGGAGCACGCTCACCAACGGGTTTGTCGGCGGCACGGCCCCCGACGTCTTCACCAACCACCTCGGGCGCTACGGCGAACTCGCCGAAAACAAGCAGCTGCTGCCCATTGACGACGCAGTCAAGAAGGACAACGTGGACCTGTCCGCCTACAACGAGGGCCTGGCGGACCTGTGGGTGGGCCAGGACGGCAAGCGCTACGGCCTGCCGAAGGACTGGGACACCATCGGGCTCTTCTACAACAAGGCGATGCTCACAAAAGCCGGCATCTCCGAGGACCAGATGAAGAACCTGACCTGGAACCCGCAGGACGGCGGAACGTACGAGAAAGTCATCGCCCACCTGACCGTCGACAAGAGCGGCAAGCGCGGGGATGAAGCCGGCTTCGACAAGAACAACGTGGCCGTCTACGGCCTCGGACTCAACGGCGGCGGCGACTCCTCAGGCCAAACGGAGTGGAGCTACTTTGCCAACACCACCGGCTGGTCCCATACCGACAAGAACCCGTGGGGCACGCACTACAACTACGACGACCCCAAGTTCCAGTCTTCCATCGACTGGTTCGCCGGACTGGTCAAGAAGGGCTACATGCCCAAGCTAGAGTCCACCGTCGGCGCAAGCATGGCCGACACGTTCGCTGCCGGCAAGTCGGCCATCAACGCCCACGGCTCATGGATGGTCGGCCAGTACACGGGCTACAAGGGCATCAAGGTGGGCATCGCTCCGACCCCGACGGGCCCGGAGAGCAAGCGCGCGTCGATGTTCAACGGCCTGGCCGACTCGATCTGGGCCGGAACCAAGAAGAAGGACGCATCCATCAAGTGGGTGGAATACCTCGCCTCGGCACCGTGCCAGGACGTCGTTGCCTCCAAGGCCGTAGTCTTCCCAGCACTCAAGGGCTCCTCTGACAAGGCTGCTGCAGCGTTCAAGGCCAAGGGCGTTGACGTCACCGCCTTCACCGAGCACGTGAAGAACAAAACCACCTTCCTGTACCCCATCACTGACAACACCGCCAAGGTCAAGGGCATCATGGAACCTGCCATGGACGCCGTGGTGTCCGGCAAGCAGCCCGCCAGTTCGCTGACCGAAGCAAACAACCAGGTCAACGCCCTCTTCAAGTAG
- a CDS encoding alpha-galactosidase: MDPLHLRSAGTSLVISFDSGEAEVVHWGADLGSELPDLSILTEAIPNSAVDTTVPAGLLPQASSSWRGRPGLRGHRIADGVSGLDFSVRLRAVGTTVNGRSAALVQQDADAGITVESTLTLHDGGLLELQHTVTNTGTTAFQLDELAAVLPVAPDAVEILDLTGRWCRERHPQRRPIQQGTWVRTGRHGRTGHDSSLLFAAGTAGFGNRHGRVWATHLAWSGNHEQFADTLADGRTMIGGSELLGPAEVILQPGGSYATPKLFAAYSGRGLDGISEAFYSWFRSRPHHVLPAAGGGKPRPVVLNTWEAVYFDHNLDTLIELADSAADLGVERFVLDDGWFRGRRDDTAGLGDWFVDETLWPDGLTPLIEAVTSRGMEFGLWVEPEMINLNSDVARAHPDWIVGPATASHKDGGRLPLSWRNQHIIDLVNPEAWQYIFDRIDALLRENNISYLKWDQNRDLTEHGHAGRSSVHEQTLAAYRLFDELRKAHPGVEIESCSSGGARVDLGILDRTDRIWGSDCNDALERQTIQRWTGVVVPPELVGGHVGPTTSHTTARTHDLSFRAITALFGHFGMEWDVREVQSEQREELKRFIELYKEHRGLIHSGRMVRADVPDESLMLHGVVAGSAAGSGSVAAGTTAALFALVSTRTSFAEQLGRVALPGLEADCRYRVEAIFPAPGDADYGHTFTQVQPPAWLASGAEASGRFLAEVGVPMPSLNPEHALVLKVTAL, from the coding sequence ATGGATCCCCTGCACCTCCGTTCCGCCGGCACCAGCCTGGTGATCAGCTTCGACAGCGGGGAGGCCGAGGTCGTCCACTGGGGTGCCGACCTTGGCAGCGAACTCCCTGACCTGTCCATCCTCACGGAGGCCATCCCCAACTCCGCCGTCGACACCACCGTCCCGGCGGGACTGCTCCCCCAGGCGTCCTCCAGCTGGCGCGGGCGGCCGGGCCTGCGCGGGCACCGGATTGCCGACGGCGTCTCCGGACTCGACTTCTCCGTTCGCCTGCGCGCCGTGGGCACCACAGTCAACGGCCGCTCCGCCGCCCTCGTCCAGCAGGATGCCGACGCCGGCATCACCGTGGAATCCACCCTCACCCTCCACGACGGCGGCCTGCTGGAACTGCAGCACACCGTCACGAACACCGGAACCACGGCTTTCCAGCTCGATGAACTGGCCGCCGTCCTCCCGGTGGCTCCGGACGCCGTCGAAATTCTCGACCTGACCGGGCGCTGGTGCCGGGAACGGCACCCGCAGCGCCGCCCCATCCAGCAGGGCACCTGGGTGCGGACCGGCCGGCACGGCCGCACCGGGCACGACTCCTCGCTGCTGTTCGCGGCCGGCACCGCCGGCTTCGGAAACCGCCACGGCCGGGTCTGGGCCACGCACCTGGCCTGGAGCGGCAACCACGAACAGTTCGCGGACACCCTCGCCGACGGGCGCACCATGATCGGCGGCTCCGAACTGCTGGGCCCTGCCGAGGTCATCCTCCAGCCCGGCGGAAGCTACGCCACCCCCAAGCTCTTCGCCGCCTACTCGGGCCGCGGCCTGGATGGCATCAGCGAGGCGTTCTACAGCTGGTTCCGCTCCCGCCCGCACCACGTGCTCCCGGCCGCGGGCGGCGGGAAGCCGCGCCCCGTGGTGCTCAACACGTGGGAGGCCGTCTACTTCGACCACAACCTGGACACCCTGATCGAACTCGCGGACTCGGCCGCAGACCTCGGCGTGGAGCGCTTCGTCCTCGACGACGGCTGGTTCCGCGGCCGCCGCGACGACACAGCCGGTCTAGGCGACTGGTTCGTGGACGAGACGCTATGGCCGGACGGGCTGACGCCGCTCATCGAAGCAGTCACGTCCCGGGGCATGGAGTTCGGCCTGTGGGTGGAACCCGAGATGATCAACCTCAATTCGGACGTGGCACGGGCGCACCCGGACTGGATCGTAGGACCCGCCACAGCCTCGCACAAGGACGGCGGACGCCTGCCGCTGTCCTGGCGGAACCAGCACATCATCGACCTGGTGAACCCGGAGGCATGGCAGTACATCTTTGACCGGATCGACGCCCTGCTGCGCGAAAATAACATCAGCTACCTGAAGTGGGACCAGAACCGGGACCTCACCGAACACGGGCACGCCGGGCGCTCCTCCGTTCACGAGCAGACCCTCGCCGCCTACCGCCTGTTCGATGAGCTTCGGAAGGCCCATCCCGGCGTCGAAATTGAAAGCTGCTCCTCGGGCGGGGCGCGCGTGGACCTCGGCATCCTCGACCGCACGGACCGCATCTGGGGTTCAGACTGCAACGACGCCCTGGAGCGGCAGACCATCCAACGTTGGACCGGCGTCGTGGTTCCGCCCGAACTGGTGGGCGGGCACGTCGGCCCCACCACGTCCCACACCACCGCCCGCACCCATGACCTGTCCTTCCGTGCCATCACGGCGCTGTTCGGCCACTTCGGAATGGAATGGGACGTACGCGAGGTGCAGAGCGAGCAACGCGAGGAGCTCAAGCGCTTCATCGAGCTGTACAAGGAGCACCGCGGGCTGATCCACAGCGGCCGGATGGTCCGGGCCGATGTGCCTGACGAGTCGCTGATGCTCCACGGTGTGGTGGCCGGTTCCGCTGCTGGTTCCGGTTCCGTTGCTGCGGGCACGACGGCGGCGCTGTTCGCCCTGGTGAGCACACGCACCTCGTTCGCCGAGCAGCTGGGGCGGGTCGCCCTGCCCGGGCTCGAGGCGGATTGCCGCTACCGGGTGGAGGCCATTTTCCCGGCCCCGGGGGACGCCGATTACGGCCACACCTTCACCCAGGTCCAGCCGCCGGCATGGCTGGCCTCCGGCGCGGAGGCCAGCGGCCGCTTCCTGGCCGAGGTGGGAGTCCCGATGCCCAGCCTCAACCCGGAGCACGCGCTGGTGCTGAAGGTCACGGCCCTCTGA
- the aroQ gene encoding type II 3-dehydroquinate dehydratase, protein MTEAPSATEAGRGTILVLNGPNLNLLGTREPEKYGTSTLADVEQLAKDAGAAHGLDVECFQSNHEGALVDAIHAARGKAIGIVLNAGAYTHTSVAIRDAISAVQVPAVEVHITNVHAREAFRHHSYLSDISKAVIAGAGIMGYRFAVEYLADLNAGKA, encoded by the coding sequence ATGACTGAAGCCCCCTCCGCCACCGAAGCCGGCCGCGGCACCATCCTTGTCCTCAACGGCCCCAACCTGAACCTCCTCGGCACCCGCGAACCGGAGAAGTACGGCACGTCGACCCTGGCCGACGTCGAACAGCTCGCCAAGGACGCCGGCGCCGCCCATGGTCTCGACGTCGAATGCTTCCAGTCCAACCATGAAGGCGCGCTGGTGGACGCCATCCACGCCGCCCGGGGCAAGGCAATCGGCATCGTGCTGAATGCGGGCGCGTACACCCACACCTCGGTCGCGATCCGGGACGCCATCTCGGCGGTGCAGGTGCCCGCGGTGGAGGTCCACATCACCAATGTTCATGCCCGCGAGGCGTTCCGCCACCACTCCTACCTCTCGGACATCAGCAAGGCCGTGATTGCCGGTGCCGGGATCATGGGCTACCGGTTCGCCGTGGAGTACCTCGCCGACCTGAATGCCGGCAAGGCCTGA
- a CDS encoding DUF2332 domain-containing protein, with protein MVAAYRRRCRADRPDRPLAVQQAPAPADARRRPFPRRQGLPYPEFRTFLDEHWTEVSRTVMSRATQTNEVGRCATLLPSLAAIAAAEGRPLALIEVGASAGLALFPDRYSYEFDDGATVTRLDPGASGELPAGSGLPPARSSLRPEPPVLRCRTAGPVPLPDSLPSVVWRAGIDLNPLDARNPDDVAWLEALIWPEQEFRRERLRRAIAVARRDPPLLVAGDLNEQLLSLAGQAPPGAALVVFHSAVMGYVSADGRARFRAIMQSLARDRGCHWLSNEGETVIIQEDGSAVVPEMDSGRLRGNFLLLHNGQPVAITGPHGQSLDWL; from the coding sequence CTGGTCGCTGCATATCGCCGACGATGCCGGGCTGATCGCCCGGATCGACCGCTGGCCGTACAACAAGCGCCAGCCCCTGCTGATGCTCGCCGCCGCCCGTTTCCTCGGCGCCAAGGTCTCCCGTATCCGGAGTTCCGCACGTTCCTGGACGAGCACTGGACCGAGGTCTCGCGCACCGTCATGTCCCGCGCCACCCAGACAAACGAGGTGGGCCGCTGCGCCACCCTGCTTCCGTCGCTCGCTGCCATCGCGGCTGCCGAGGGCAGGCCGCTCGCGCTGATCGAGGTGGGCGCCTCGGCGGGACTCGCACTGTTCCCGGACCGCTACAGCTACGAGTTCGACGACGGCGCGACAGTCACGCGGCTGGATCCCGGCGCGTCCGGCGAACTGCCGGCCGGTTCCGGCCTACCGCCAGCCCGTTCCAGCCTTCGGCCGGAGCCTCCCGTCCTGCGCTGCCGGACAGCAGGCCCGGTTCCCCTGCCGGACAGCTTGCCTTCTGTGGTGTGGCGGGCCGGGATCGACCTCAATCCCTTGGACGCACGGAATCCCGACGACGTCGCCTGGCTTGAGGCGCTGATCTGGCCGGAGCAGGAGTTCCGCCGTGAGCGGCTGCGCCGGGCCATTGCCGTTGCGCGCCGAGATCCGCCTCTACTTGTAGCCGGCGACCTCAACGAACAGCTGCTGTCGCTGGCCGGCCAGGCCCCTCCCGGCGCCGCGCTGGTGGTGTTCCACAGTGCCGTCATGGGTTATGTCAGCGCTGACGGGCGCGCCAGGTTCCGGGCCATCATGCAGAGCCTGGCGCGGGACCGGGGTTGTCACTGGCTGTCCAACGAGGGCGAGACCGTGATCATCCAGGAGGACGGCTCGGCGGTTGTCCCGGAGATGGATTCCGGCCGGCTCCGCGGCAACTTCCTGCTGCTGCACAACGGCCAGCCGGTGGCCATCACCGGCCCGCACGGCCAGAGCCTGGACTGGCTGTAA
- a CDS encoding MarP family serine protease, producing MFGLTVLDLALILTLLSYLIYGLRNGFLVTIGGLAGFAAGAVAAFLSVPLVSDFVEDSGWRLTAIIGTAVLLVVLGNALGTMIGRSIRSAVRMRPLRAMDRIIGGALNVVVSALVMSMLAFSISALGVPFVSQQLAESKVIRFIDGLTPNPVKTAMAQLRSAVMGDGIPTLIEGIGQDQQQVPVPNANTDTPALNRAAGSVLKIAGTAFQCGQNQTGTGFVVSSGRVVTNAHVVAGVSQPVVEVPGGGAMPGSVVYFDSKRDLAVLAVDGLPTAALPLSSDLPAGTAAAFAGYPHGGPYQSKPATVQGISTVLVPDIYGNNPVPDEVYKLAGDVQPGNSGGPLLTTNGEVAGVIFAKTTSNAALGFAIPMIDLRPVAAEAPSLSSPVSSGQCIQQ from the coding sequence GTGTTTGGCCTGACCGTTCTGGACCTTGCGTTGATACTCACGCTTCTGTCCTATCTTATCTACGGCCTGCGCAACGGCTTCCTGGTGACCATCGGCGGCCTTGCCGGCTTCGCGGCCGGCGCCGTGGCCGCTTTCCTCTCCGTTCCGCTGGTCAGCGACTTCGTGGAGGACAGCGGGTGGCGCCTGACCGCCATTATCGGCACCGCCGTCCTGCTGGTGGTTCTCGGCAACGCGCTCGGCACCATGATCGGGCGCAGCATCCGGAGTGCCGTCCGCATGCGGCCGCTCCGGGCTATGGACAGAATCATCGGCGGTGCCCTGAACGTGGTGGTGTCCGCTCTGGTCATGTCCATGCTGGCCTTCAGCATCAGCGCACTCGGCGTGCCTTTCGTATCGCAGCAGCTGGCCGAGTCAAAGGTGATCCGTTTCATAGACGGACTGACGCCCAACCCGGTCAAAACCGCCATGGCGCAGCTGCGCTCGGCGGTCATGGGCGACGGCATCCCCACGCTCATTGAGGGCATCGGCCAGGACCAGCAGCAGGTTCCGGTTCCGAACGCCAACACGGACACACCGGCCTTGAACAGGGCCGCCGGTTCGGTCCTGAAGATCGCGGGAACCGCATTCCAGTGCGGGCAGAACCAGACCGGAACAGGCTTCGTGGTGTCATCCGGACGCGTAGTGACCAACGCGCACGTCGTTGCGGGGGTGTCGCAGCCTGTCGTGGAGGTCCCCGGCGGCGGTGCCATGCCCGGCAGCGTGGTGTACTTCGACAGCAAGCGCGACCTCGCAGTCCTGGCCGTGGACGGACTGCCCACCGCGGCGCTGCCGCTGAGCTCTGACTTGCCCGCGGGAACCGCCGCCGCGTTTGCCGGCTACCCGCACGGCGGCCCCTACCAGTCCAAGCCGGCCACTGTGCAGGGCATTTCCACGGTGCTGGTGCCGGACATCTATGGCAACAACCCTGTTCCGGACGAGGTGTACAAGCTTGCCGGCGACGTCCAGCCCGGCAACTCCGGCGGGCCCCTGCTCACCACCAACGGAGAGGTGGCAGGCGTTATCTTCGCGAAGACAACATCCAACGCAGCCTTGGGCTTCGCGATTCCGATGATCGACCTCCGGCCGGTGGCCGCAGAGGCGCCGAGCCTGTCCAGCCCGGTGTCGTCGGGACAGTGCATCCAGCAGTAG
- a CDS encoding Crp/Fnr family transcriptional regulator: protein MDIEVLRRAPLFATLDDDAFRLLTDELTEVDLSRGASVFREGDQGDQLYFIVAGKVKLGRTSPDGRESLLAILGPGELFGEMALFDPSPRTATATAVSETRLAGLKNESLNSLLRTRPEVSAQLLQALARRLRRTNDSLSDLVFSDVPGRVAKALLDLADRFGRPATDGVLVAHELTQEELAQLVGASRETVNKALAEFVQRGWLRLEARAVVILDMQRLRQRSR, encoded by the coding sequence ATGGACATCGAGGTATTGCGACGCGCACCCCTTTTCGCCACGCTGGACGACGACGCGTTCCGCCTGCTGACGGACGAACTGACCGAGGTCGACCTGTCCCGCGGCGCATCCGTCTTCCGCGAGGGCGACCAGGGTGACCAGCTCTACTTCATCGTCGCCGGCAAGGTGAAGCTCGGCCGCACCTCCCCCGACGGCCGCGAATCCCTGCTGGCCATCCTCGGCCCCGGTGAGCTCTTCGGCGAGATGGCCCTGTTCGACCCGAGCCCGCGCACCGCCACGGCCACCGCCGTCTCGGAAACCCGCCTGGCCGGCCTCAAGAACGAGAGCCTGAACTCCCTGCTGCGGACCCGTCCCGAGGTGTCGGCACAGCTGCTGCAGGCGCTGGCCCGCCGCCTCCGCCGCACCAACGACTCCCTCTCCGACCTGGTCTTCTCCGACGTTCCCGGCCGCGTGGCCAAGGCCCTCCTGGACCTCGCCGACCGCTTCGGCCGTCCCGCCACCGACGGCGTCCTCGTGGCACACGAGCTCACCCAGGAAGAGCTGGCCCAGCTCGTTGGCGCATCCCGCGAAACCGTCAACAAGGCACTGGCCGAGTTCGTCCAGCGCGGCTGGCTGCGCCTCGAGGCCCGCGCCGTCGTGATCTTGGACATGCAGCGCCTCCGCCAGCGCTCGCGCTAG
- a CDS encoding NUDIX hydrolase has protein sequence MPQLARRLFVLPPDLEGAAQSWLEHGERTPRKPRFASSVVLLRDSPTGLETWLGYRPGSSPLGVLAFPGGSLDASDDDAVGWLGPSPQHWAEQMGTDDVGLARRHVVGAVRELFEETGVLLAGPDLSSTVEATSTVEWMKAREAVASQEKSFTEELAKRGLSLRTDLLKPLVNWLSPDFAHRRFNTRYFAATVPMNQQPSILESKGVWGRWVCATKAIAERDTTVLGDEVGQENTVGLTLGQLMVPGSEIMLEKMAKANGCIAYLSYKRTPHVYQPKLVDENGTLMLEVEAAKTVAGEPQRER, from the coding sequence TTGCCCCAGCTAGCACGCCGGCTCTTTGTTCTTCCTCCCGATCTTGAAGGGGCGGCACAAAGCTGGCTCGAACACGGCGAACGGACTCCGCGCAAACCCCGTTTCGCGTCCTCCGTGGTACTCCTCCGGGATTCGCCCACCGGCCTGGAAACCTGGCTCGGGTACCGTCCCGGCTCGTCCCCGCTGGGCGTCCTCGCCTTCCCGGGCGGCTCCTTGGACGCCTCCGATGACGATGCCGTCGGCTGGCTGGGGCCCTCGCCCCAGCACTGGGCCGAGCAAATGGGAACGGACGACGTCGGCCTGGCCCGCCGCCACGTGGTGGGTGCAGTCCGTGAGCTGTTCGAGGAGACCGGCGTGCTGCTGGCGGGCCCGGACCTGTCCTCCACCGTGGAGGCCACGTCCACGGTGGAGTGGATGAAGGCCCGCGAAGCGGTTGCGTCGCAGGAAAAGTCGTTCACAGAGGAGCTGGCCAAGCGGGGCCTGTCCCTGCGCACCGACCTGCTCAAGCCGCTCGTGAACTGGCTGAGCCCGGACTTCGCGCACCGGCGCTTCAACACCCGGTATTTTGCCGCCACGGTCCCCATGAACCAGCAGCCGTCCATCCTGGAGAGCAAAGGCGTCTGGGGCCGGTGGGTGTGCGCCACCAAGGCGATCGCCGAGCGCGACACGACCGTGCTGGGTGACGAGGTGGGCCAGGAGAACACGGTCGGCCTCACCCTCGGCCAGCTCATGGTTCCCGGCTCCGAGATCATGCTGGAGAAGATGGCCAAGGCCAACGGCTGCATCGCCTACCTCAGCTACAAGCGCACCCCGCACGTGTACCAACCCAAGCTCGTCGACGAAAACGGGACTCTGATGCTCGAAGTCGAGGCGGCCAAAACCGTGGCCGGGGAGCCCCAGCGCGAGCGCTAA